The Cloacibacillus sp. An23 genomic sequence AATACGAGGGCAAACCCGTGACTATAGGCAGCGAGGAAGAGGCGAATAAGGCAGAGGCCGCGATACGCGCCGGCAGGTTCGTCGTAGACGATTTCGGAACGAAGGAAAGCCGCCGCCAGCCGAACCCGCCCTTCAAGACCAGCACCCTCCAGCAGGAAGCCTCGCGCCGCTGCGGCTTCGCCCCGCGCCGCACGATGCGGATAGCGCAGGCTCTTTACGAAGGCGTAGAGATACCGGGACGCGGCCCGACCGGGCTCATAACCTACATGCGCACCGACAGCCTGCGGCTCGCGCCGGAGGCGCTGGAAGCGTCGCGCGCCTTCATACGCGAGAATTTCGGCGAAAACTACCTGCCTTCGTCGCCGAACGAATACACGCCGAAAGGCAAGGCTCAGGACGCGCACGAGGCGATACGCGCGACCGACGCCTCCCTAACGCCGGAATCGGTCAAGCCGTATCTGACGCCGGAGCAGTACAGGCTCTACGAGCTTATATGGAGCCGCTTCATAGCGAGCCAGATGAAGGACGCCGTCGTCGCGCGCACGAACCTCACATGCAGCTCCGCCGGCTATCAGATGAAACAGTCCGGCGTCGTCGTCACCTTCGACGGCTGGGGCAAAGTTTACCCGCTCGGCATCAAAGACGTTACTATCGAGCCGGCAGTGAAGGGCGAGACGCTCGGCATCGACGGCGTGGAGAAAGAGCAAAAATTCACCCAGCCGCAGCCTCAGTACACGGAGGCCGGCCTTGTCAAAGCCCTTGAAGAAAAGGGCATAGGCCGTCCTTCGACATACGCGACGATCATAGAAACGCTGTTCGCACGCGGCTACGTAGACCGCGGCGAGGAAGACAAGAGGCTCAACCCGACGAAGCTCGGGCGTCTCGTCAACAATTTCCTCGTCAGATACTTCCCTACGCTCATCAACGTAGGCTTCACGGCCGAGATGGAAAAAGAGCTCGACCAGGTAGAGTCGGGCGACATAGAATGGAAAAAGTTGATGGCCGACTTCTGGCACGGCTTTAAGCCGGCCGTGGACGAAGTCGCGGCCCACGGCGAAAGCATGAGGCCGGAGCCCGAGCTGATAGGCGAGAAATGCCCGGAATGCGGCAAAGACCTGATAATCAAGCGCGGGCGCTTCGGCGAGTTCATCGCCTGCACCGGCTACCCTGAGTGCCGCTACACTCGCAAGATAGTCAAGGGCACCGGCATAAAATGCCCGAAGTGCGGCGAAGGCGAGCTGATACGCCGCAAGGCAACGAAAGGAAAGATGGCGGGGCGCTTCTTCTACGGCTGCAACCGCTATCCTGACTGCGACTACGTGGCGTGGAAGAAGCCAGGCAAGGAAGAAAACGCTCATGGCGCGGTCGAGGCGGCGGACGATGTCACAGACATGTAAGACCGTCACCGTCGCGGGCGGCGGACTCTCCGGCTCCGAGGCCGCGTGGCAGCTCGCGCGGCGCGGCGTGAAGGTGCGCCTCTACGAGATGCGCCCGAACAAGATGACCCCTGCGCACGAGACGGGGCTGCTCGGCGAGCTCGTATGCAGCAACTCGCTCGGCGGGGAAAAGACTACCACGACCGCGGGGATACTGAAGGCCGAACTCTCGCGCATGGGCAGCCTCATAATGGAATGCGCGGAGCGCTCGCGCGTCCCCGCCGGCAACGCGCTCGCCGTCGACCGCGAGGGCTTCGCCGCGATGATAGACGAAAAAATTTCAAATCACCCGAACATCGAGCTCGTGCGCGAGGAGCTGACGGAACTCCCCGAAGAGCCCGCCATAATCGCGACCGGGCCGCTCACGAGCGCGGCGATGGCGGAAAAGCTGGCTTCGCTGACGGGCGAGGAATTTCTGTACTTCTACGACGCGGTCGCGCCGATAGTAGACGTATCCACCGTCGATATGACGAAGGCGTTCAAGGCAAACCGCTACGGCGACGAGGGCGACTACATCAACTGCCCGATGAACGAAGAAGAATACAAAATCTTCTGGCGCGAACTAGTGAACGCCGAGACGGCGCCGCGCCACGATTTCGAGGTGGAGCAGATGCGCCACTTCGACGGCTGTCTGCCCGTCGAGGTCATAGCGAAACGCGGCGAGCAGACGCTGCTCTTCGGCCCGCTGCGCCCCGTCGGCTTCGAAGCGGCGAACCGGGGAGAAACTCCATACGCCGTCGTGCAGCTGCGGCAGGACAACAGCGAAGGGACGCTCTTCAACATCGTCGGCTTCCAGACAAACCTCAAATGGGGCGAGCAGGAGCGCGTCTTCCGCCTCATCCCCGCGCTGCGCGGCGCCGAGTTCGTGCGCAAGGGCGTGATGCACAGAAACCTCTTCGTCTGCGCGCCGCGCGTGCTTGACGGCTGCCTGCGCTTCAACGGGCGTGAAGCGCTCTACATAGCGGGACAGGCCTCCGGCGTCGAAGGCTACCTTGAAAGCACTGCGACGGGGCTGGCCGCCGCAGTATTCGCCTATGCGCAGCTTCGCGGCGAAGCCATGCCCGAATTCCCGAAAGAGACCGCCGTCGGCTCTCTGCTGAACTACCTGCGCACGGCGCTGCCGGAGAGCTTCCAGCCGATGAACGTCAACCTCGGCATATTCCCGCGCCTCGGCAAGAAAAAGATACGCAAACGTACCGAGCGCTGCGAGGCGTACGCGCGCCGCTCGCTCGAAGCGCTCGGCAGATTCATCGAGGAACGCGCGGAGCTCTTCCCCGCATAAGGCAGAAGCCGCCGCCCTCGTAACTAAGTGACATTCGCCGCCGGACTCTGCGTCCGGCGGTTTTGCATCACGCCGGAGACGCAAGGTAGTTGGCTGAATCTTTTATATTTGACGTTTACTTGTGAATTTTCTTAAAATTTTCCTTGATATTTACAATTTTCCTGCTAGAATACCTGTCATGACGGAGAATATTTCTGAGAGCATCGAGCTATACATAAACTATCTGCGCGCTCTCGGCAAGTCGGAGAACACGCTGATAAATTATCGGGTAGATTTGCGGCACTTCAGCGATTATCTCGATGGGCAGGGAATAAGCGACGTTTCTGAGATAGACGCCAGAGCCGTGAGGATATTTCTAAGCAGCATACTCGGCGTCGGCGAAGCCAAGACTTCCGCCTCGCGCAGGCTTTCGGCGGTCCGCGGATTCACAGCCTGGCTCGCCGATACTGGAAAGGCGGCCGGCGACGCGTCCGCAGGCATGAAAGGACCGAAGAAACCGGAAGCCCTGCCTCGCGCAATAACGTACGCCGACGTCGACAGGCTTCTGACGCAGGGGCCGGACGAGACCTCGGAGTATTACAGGCGCGACAGGCTCGTGCTCGAGCTTCTTTACGGGGCCGGGCTGCGCGTCTCTGAGCTCATAGGACTGACGTGGGACAACGTTGAGCTTGATGAGCGCGTGCTGCGCGTAATGGGAAAGGGCTCGAAGGAACGCCTTGCCCCTTTCGGCGTTCCGGCACAGAGGCTGCTTGCAGAGTGGCGCGACATCACATGCGTGGAGGCGGAAAGTCCCGTCTTCCCGTCGGACAAGGGGGCCGAGCGGCTCACCGTCAGGACGGTCGGCAGAATCGTCACGCGCGCCGCGCGGCGGGCCGGACTGCACGGCGTCACGCCCCACACTCTGCGCCACTGCTACGCCACGCACATGCTGGAGAACGGGGCGCCTCTCAAGGTCGTGCAGGAACTTCTCGGCCATGACAGCATCGCTGCGACGCAGCGCTATCTGAAGATAACTCCGTCGCAGATTAAGAAAAGCTACACGTCGGCTCATCCGCTCGCATCGGCGGAAGAGAGCGCCGATTCAGTCGAAGAGGCATAATTTCAAGGAGGACTTATCATGAACACACCCAGAGAACTTATCGAGAACCGTCCTAAGATAACAGACGAATCCGCAATGCAGGACCTTCTTGAGAAAACGCGAGTCGTAAGCCGCGTACTCCAGGCGCGCAAGGATCGCGGCATCCCAGATTACCCGAAGCTCGCGCGGCTTCTGTGCGACCTTTCGGCGGCGAACACGTACATCATCAGCAAGGATGGGCGCATACTCGGCTATGCATGGACGAGCGAGTACGACTGCCCGCTAATGGCCGAGATACTGATAAACGGAGAAATGCCGCCGGCCTATGTGGAAAAGGCGAACCAGATACACGAGTCCGTGCTCAACCATACGGACCACGGCCTCTGCGCGTACGCAGACCAGCCGTGCGCATATTCAAACAAGCACGTCGTCATGGTGCCTATAAACGGCGCGGGCGACAGGCTCGGCACCCTGATACTCGCGCGCTTCGGCTATCCGTTCGACACGCGCGACCTCGTCCTCGCAGAATATCTCTCGACGGTCGTCGGGCTCGAGATTCTCAACGACCGCGGCAAATCCATCGAGGAGCGCGGACGCGAGCGCCTCGTCGTTCAGATGGCGATGCGCGCGCTTTCATATTCCGAGGTCGAGTCCGTCCGCCATATCATAGAAGATCTCGGCGGGCCGGAGGGCGTCGTCGTAGCCAGCAAGGTAGCCGACCGCGTCGGCGTCACCAGAAGCGTCATAGTCAACGCGCTGCGGAAGCTCGGGAGCGCCGGCATAATCGAAAGCCGGAGCCTCGGCATGAAGGGCACGTACATAAAGGTGCTGAGCCCGCTCTTCCTTGAAGAGCTCGGCATCACGCCGTCGAAATAGCCGGAGGGAGGCGTTCTGCGATGAAGGCGAGAGTTCTTATAGCCGACGATTCCGTGCATATGCGGATGATATTGAAGGAAATGCTTGTGCGCTGCGGCTGCGAGGTCGTGGGGGAGGCCGAGGACGGCGCGGAGGCCGTCCGGATGTATGACGAGCTGATGCCTGACGTCGCGACGCTCGACATCAGCATGCCGAAGATGGACGGCATCGCGGCTCTCAAGGCGATAAAGGCGAAGCATCCAAACGCGAGGCTGGTCACGGTCGGCGCGATGAATCAGCAGAAGCTCGTCATCGAAGCGGTCCGCGCGGGGACGTCAGGCTTTTTCCTGAAGCCGTTCCAGTCCGAGCGCGTGGCGGAGGCAATCGAACGGGCGCTGAAATAGACGCAGCGCGCGGAAATATGGTACAATTCGCCATGTGGCTCTTAAATGGGCGTGCATAAGTTTATCGGCTTTTTTAAACACACATTTTTGGAGGTAATAACCAAACATGGCAGAGAAGTTGGCGGCAGCGGCGCCCGCTGTAAGCGTAGGGGAAACGGTCAGCGGAACGGTGGAGCACATCGCGCCCTATGGGGCTTTCGTGAGGCTCGAATCGGGGCAGAAGGCGATGGTCCATATCTCGGAGCTTTCCCACAACTACGTGAAAAAGGTGGAGGACGTGCTCGAGCAGGGACAGACGGTGACGGCGAAGGTCATCAAGATAGACGACAAGGGACGCATCGACCTGTCCATCAAGGCAATGCAGGTCCGCGAAATGCGCCCGCCGGCGCGCCGCGAAGAGGATTTTGAAAAGAAGCTCGCTGGATTCATGAAGTTCAGCGACGAAAAGATCGCCGACCTGAACAGCAAAAGCAAAGACCCGCGCGGCTCGAAAAGGCGCAGCGGCAACAGCTTTTCGGGAAGAAGATAAAATTGTCGGAAACGGCGGAATTCAGGCCGGAGGGGATCTCTCCTCCGGCCTTTTGGAGCGAGCTGCGAGACGGGGACGCCGAGGCGCTCGCTTTACAGAATAGGGGGCGGCCTTTCGCTTCGTCCGAGGTGCTGGCCGTCGCGCGGCGCTGCCGCTTCGGCTTCCCCCAGGCCGTCGTCTCGGCCCCTCTCTCTCGCGACGTGCGTCCCTTCCCGACGCTTTTCTGGCTCACGTGCCCGTTTCTCAAACATCGCTGCGGCGAGCTTGAATCGT encodes the following:
- a CDS encoding tyrosine recombinase XerC codes for the protein MTENISESIELYINYLRALGKSENTLINYRVDLRHFSDYLDGQGISDVSEIDARAVRIFLSSILGVGEAKTSASRRLSAVRGFTAWLADTGKAAGDASAGMKGPKKPEALPRAITYADVDRLLTQGPDETSEYYRRDRLVLELLYGAGLRVSELIGLTWDNVELDERVLRVMGKGSKERLAPFGVPAQRLLAEWRDITCVEAESPVFPSDKGAERLTVRTVGRIVTRAARRAGLHGVTPHTLRHCYATHMLENGAPLKVVQELLGHDSIAATQRYLKITPSQIKKSYTSAHPLASAEESADSVEEA
- a CDS encoding response regulator — protein: MKARVLIADDSVHMRMILKEMLVRCGCEVVGEAEDGAEAVRMYDELMPDVATLDISMPKMDGIAALKAIKAKHPNARLVTVGAMNQQKLVIEAVRAGTSGFFLKPFQSERVAEAIERALK
- the topA gene encoding type I DNA topoisomerase, which encodes MAVRKKAAEEAAATGEAEKGAAKKSSAKKTVKSAAAKKETAVKKTTAAKKSTAKSAAEKTEKAASAKKTPAKKASSKTSAKLQKFAQYEGKTLVIVESPAKAKTLEKILGPKYRVLASIGHVRDLPKGRMAIDVENSFEPEYIQVRGKADLIKTLKGASSASAGTLLASDPDREGEAIAWHLATLLDIDTNKQCRIRMHEITSHGVKSAIASPDVINMNLVEAQQARRVLDRLVGYELSPLLWYKVQRGLSAGRVQSVALRIVCERQEEIEKFIPEEYWLIDVAASSLDAARAYKLRVEKYEGKPVTIGSEEEANKAEAAIRAGRFVVDDFGTKESRRQPNPPFKTSTLQQEASRRCGFAPRRTMRIAQALYEGVEIPGRGPTGLITYMRTDSLRLAPEALEASRAFIRENFGENYLPSSPNEYTPKGKAQDAHEAIRATDASLTPESVKPYLTPEQYRLYELIWSRFIASQMKDAVVARTNLTCSSAGYQMKQSGVVVTFDGWGKVYPLGIKDVTIEPAVKGETLGIDGVEKEQKFTQPQPQYTEAGLVKALEEKGIGRPSTYATIIETLFARGYVDRGEEDKRLNPTKLGRLVNNFLVRYFPTLINVGFTAEMEKELDQVESGDIEWKKLMADFWHGFKPAVDEVAAHGESMRPEPELIGEKCPECGKDLIIKRGRFGEFIACTGYPECRYTRKIVKGTGIKCPKCGEGELIRRKATKGKMAGRFFYGCNRYPDCDYVAWKKPGKEENAHGAVEAADDVTDM
- the codY gene encoding GTP-sensing pleiotropic transcriptional regulator CodY, with the translated sequence MNTPRELIENRPKITDESAMQDLLEKTRVVSRVLQARKDRGIPDYPKLARLLCDLSAANTYIISKDGRILGYAWTSEYDCPLMAEILINGEMPPAYVEKANQIHESVLNHTDHGLCAYADQPCAYSNKHVVMVPINGAGDRLGTLILARFGYPFDTRDLVLAEYLSTVVGLEILNDRGKSIEERGRERLVVQMAMRALSYSEVESVRHIIEDLGGPEGVVVASKVADRVGVTRSVIVNALRKLGSAGIIESRSLGMKGTYIKVLSPLFLEELGITPSK
- the trmFO gene encoding methylenetetrahydrofolate--tRNA-(uracil(54)-C(5))-methyltransferase (FADH(2)-oxidizing) TrmFO; translation: MSQTCKTVTVAGGGLSGSEAAWQLARRGVKVRLYEMRPNKMTPAHETGLLGELVCSNSLGGEKTTTTAGILKAELSRMGSLIMECAERSRVPAGNALAVDREGFAAMIDEKISNHPNIELVREELTELPEEPAIIATGPLTSAAMAEKLASLTGEEFLYFYDAVAPIVDVSTVDMTKAFKANRYGDEGDYINCPMNEEEYKIFWRELVNAETAPRHDFEVEQMRHFDGCLPVEVIAKRGEQTLLFGPLRPVGFEAANRGETPYAVVQLRQDNSEGTLFNIVGFQTNLKWGEQERVFRLIPALRGAEFVRKGVMHRNLFVCAPRVLDGCLRFNGREALYIAGQASGVEGYLESTATGLAAAVFAYAQLRGEAMPEFPKETAVGSLLNYLRTALPESFQPMNVNLGIFPRLGKKKIRKRTERCEAYARRSLEALGRFIEERAELFPA
- a CDS encoding S1 RNA-binding domain-containing protein, which codes for MAEKLAAAAPAVSVGETVSGTVEHIAPYGAFVRLESGQKAMVHISELSHNYVKKVEDVLEQGQTVTAKVIKIDDKGRIDLSIKAMQVREMRPPARREEDFEKKLAGFMKFSDEKIADLNSKSKDPRGSKRRSGNSFSGRR